One Halosegnis longus DNA window includes the following coding sequences:
- the dnaG gene encoding DNA primase DnaG, producing the protein MQDTAKYLIHADITADGVVERSDVVGAIFGQTEGLLGDDLDLRDLQDSSKVGRIDVDIDSAHGQSFGEITIATSLDKVKTAILAAALETIDRVGPCRSTIDVETIEDVRAAKRREVVDRAKGLLQESFDGSILSSEELVAEVRQALRVEDVTEYEGYPAGPRVPDSDAIIVVEGRADVLQLLTYGIKNAIAVEGTNVPDPIARLTKERTVTTFLDGDRGGELILKELAQVGNIDFVAFAPSGESVEDLSRSAVMAALREKAPYEMVADTDEDGSVTVADDPEAVADEATIAPKRSDGASTDPDRGFQSVTDDESDDETGEDTESVAASADDDEASEASEKSTDGETDEESDESPDQQTPRTLGGHVDAVIDGDTGLVRLLDADFDVLEEGEAADAFRLVRDAEPVPETVVLDGEASQRLLDVAAQRGVAGIVAATTGEFVKQPANVRVRTADELRQPAEQ; encoded by the coding sequence ATGCAAGACACAGCCAAATATCTCATCCACGCCGACATCACCGCAGACGGGGTGGTCGAGCGCTCCGACGTGGTCGGTGCCATCTTCGGCCAGACCGAGGGGTTGCTCGGCGACGACCTCGACTTGCGCGACCTGCAGGACTCCTCGAAGGTCGGGCGCATCGACGTGGATATCGACTCCGCACACGGACAGTCGTTCGGCGAAATCACCATCGCGACCTCACTGGACAAGGTCAAGACCGCCATCCTCGCGGCGGCGCTCGAAACTATCGACCGGGTCGGCCCGTGTCGCTCCACCATCGACGTGGAGACCATCGAGGACGTGCGCGCCGCAAAGCGCCGCGAGGTCGTCGACCGCGCGAAGGGGCTCCTCCAGGAGTCGTTCGACGGCTCCATCCTCTCCAGCGAGGAGCTGGTCGCCGAGGTGCGACAGGCGCTGCGCGTCGAGGACGTGACCGAGTACGAGGGGTATCCCGCCGGGCCGCGCGTACCCGACTCGGACGCCATCATCGTCGTCGAGGGGCGAGCCGACGTGCTCCAGCTGCTCACCTACGGCATCAAGAACGCCATCGCCGTCGAGGGGACGAACGTCCCCGACCCGATTGCGAGACTCACCAAAGAGCGCACCGTCACCACCTTCCTCGACGGGGACCGCGGGGGCGAACTCATCCTGAAGGAGCTCGCACAGGTCGGCAACATCGACTTCGTCGCGTTCGCGCCCTCCGGTGAGTCCGTCGAGGACCTCTCGCGGTCGGCCGTGATGGCCGCGCTCCGCGAGAAGGCCCCCTACGAGATGGTGGCCGACACCGACGAGGACGGCTCCGTCACCGTCGCGGACGACCCCGAGGCCGTCGCCGACGAGGCGACCATCGCGCCCAAGCGGAGCGACGGCGCGTCGACCGACCCCGACCGCGGCTTCCAGTCGGTGACCGACGACGAGTCCGACGATGAGACCGGCGAGGACACGGAATCAGTAGCGGCCTCGGCCGACGACGACGAGGCGAGCGAGGCGAGCGAGAAATCGACTGACGGCGAGACCGACGAGGAGTCGGACGAATCGCCAGACCAGCAGACGCCCCGCACGCTCGGGGGCCACGTCGACGCCGTCATCGACGGCGACACCGGGCTGGTGCGGCTCCTCGACGCCGATTTCGACGTACTCGAAGAAGGAGAGGCGGCCGACGCCTTCAGGCTCGTGCGCGACGCCGAGCCGGTGCCGGAGACGGTCGTCCTCGACGGGGAGGCGAGCCAGCGGCTGCTCGACGTGGCGGCCCAGCGCGGCGTCGCGGGCATCGTCGCCGCGACGACCGGCGAGTTCGTGAAACAGCCGGCGAACGTCCGCGTCCGGACGGCAGACGAGCTACGACAGCCGGCGGAGCAGTAG
- a CDS encoding GNAT family N-acetyltransferase: MIRPARPAEKPAVRALQSLLDHRAPALLEAAFDAGAGDVLVATNEGAVVGYALAVPGDEAVYLAELAVAPGVRREGYGRRLVASLSENYDGFDQLRVTVAADDDGARAFYTACGFWELDRIENRFDGEDGLLLLRRLS, from the coding sequence GTGATTCGGCCGGCTCGCCCGGCGGAGAAGCCCGCCGTGCGCGCACTCCAGTCGCTGCTCGACCACCGTGCCCCGGCCTTACTCGAAGCCGCCTTCGACGCCGGTGCCGGCGACGTACTCGTCGCCACGAACGAGGGAGCGGTCGTCGGCTACGCCCTTGCCGTCCCCGGCGACGAGGCCGTCTACCTCGCGGAGCTGGCGGTCGCGCCCGGCGTCAGACGCGAGGGGTACGGTCGCCGGCTGGTCGCGTCGCTGTCGGAGAACTACGACGGATTCGACCAGCTTCGGGTGACGGTCGCCGCCGACGACGACGGGGCCCGCGCCTTCTACACGGCGTGTGGCTTCTGGGAGTTAGACCGCATCGAGAACAGATTCGACGGCGAGGACGGCCTCCTACTGCTCCGCCGGCTGTCGTAG
- a CDS encoding DUF92 domain-containing protein produces the protein MSELRRAVAFAVVGVLALAAPELDPRQTATAAVLAASPLLFVAGYALLLGEDGPFFELFARSEEFESGQLFGLGSFALAAAAIVAFAVGTPLSVVAAVTAIFTLTGGRVGAAVAIDRGRGAFASMLGFLAAALAWGAVGAVAASFLAEGTAFGAFAPTQVGFLAAAAAVTAALLRDMFGGHDAPLILVSVAIVVWLCADLEPTVPLVRFLVGVAATTLLGYVAYGLGTASIAGMLTGVLLALFAVVLGGYGWFALLVTFFGLGALASKYRYDAKADRGIAEANDGARGSGNVLANSAVALAAVVGYAATMGIDATLAAAFRLAFAGSVATALADTFSSEFGGLFDNPRLITTLGRVEPGTDGAVTWQGELFGLLGASLIAGLAALGFGLDAPTTGLVVLGGIVGMTTDSLLGATLEGGRVGNQTVNFLATLSGGVTAGVLFVLL, from the coding sequence GTGTCAGAACTGAGGCGGGCGGTCGCCTTCGCGGTCGTCGGCGTGCTCGCGCTGGCCGCCCCCGAACTCGACCCCAGACAGACGGCGACGGCTGCCGTGCTCGCGGCGTCGCCGTTGCTCTTCGTCGCCGGCTACGCACTCCTGTTAGGTGAGGACGGTCCGTTCTTCGAGCTGTTCGCTCGCTCGGAGGAGTTCGAATCCGGCCAGCTGTTCGGACTCGGCTCCTTCGCGCTCGCGGCCGCCGCCATCGTCGCCTTCGCCGTCGGCACCCCGCTTTCCGTCGTCGCCGCCGTCACCGCCATCTTCACGCTCACCGGCGGGCGGGTCGGCGCGGCGGTCGCCATCGACCGCGGCCGAGGCGCGTTCGCCTCGATGCTCGGCTTCCTCGCCGCCGCGCTCGCGTGGGGAGCCGTCGGCGCGGTCGCCGCTAGCTTCCTCGCCGAGGGAACGGCATTCGGCGCGTTCGCCCCGACGCAGGTCGGCTTCCTCGCCGCCGCTGCCGCCGTCACCGCCGCGCTCTTGCGCGATATGTTCGGCGGCCACGACGCCCCGCTCATCCTCGTGTCCGTCGCCATCGTCGTCTGGCTGTGTGCCGACCTCGAGCCGACGGTCCCGCTCGTCCGCTTCCTCGTCGGCGTCGCCGCGACCACGCTCCTCGGCTACGTCGCCTACGGGCTCGGAACGGCGAGCATCGCCGGAATGCTGACGGGGGTTCTGCTCGCGCTGTTTGCCGTCGTGCTCGGCGGCTACGGCTGGTTCGCGCTGCTCGTCACCTTCTTCGGACTCGGCGCGCTCGCCTCGAAGTATCGCTACGACGCCAAGGCGGACCGCGGTATCGCGGAGGCCAACGACGGTGCCCGCGGCAGCGGGAACGTCCTCGCGAACTCCGCCGTCGCGCTGGCTGCCGTCGTCGGCTACGCCGCCACGATGGGGATCGACGCGACGCTCGCGGCCGCGTTCCGGCTCGCCTTCGCCGGCTCCGTCGCCACCGCGCTCGCGGACACCTTCTCCTCGGAGTTCGGCGGGCTGTTCGACAACCCCCGACTGATTACGACGCTCGGCCGGGTGGAACCCGGCACCGACGGCGCGGTCACGTGGCAGGGTGAGCTGTTCGGCCTGCTCGGGGCGAGTCTCATCGCCGGGCTCGCGGCGCTCGGCTTCGGGCTCGACGCCCCGACGACGGGACTGGTCGTGCTCGGCGGTATCGTCGGCATGACGACCGACAGCCTGCTCGGTGCGACCCTCGAAGGCGGTCGGGTCGGCAACCAGACGGTGAACTTCCTCGCCACCCTCTCGGGTGGCGTCACCGCCGGCGTTCTCTTCGTCCTGCTGTGA
- a CDS encoding DUF5802 family protein, which produces MFERFSSGYYLGRLYVEPTDGPHATISQRTYESVTEDLYGEQQPLVVKLGQTHLAVRGEAGVPARTLSVPATGLDAAGIDNPPTLSAVLLAKADVASRYLPAATVRSGT; this is translated from the coding sequence ATGTTCGAACGATTCTCCAGCGGCTACTACCTCGGCCGGCTCTACGTGGAGCCGACCGACGGGCCACACGCGACCATCAGCCAACGGACCTACGAGTCCGTCACCGAGGACCTCTACGGCGAGCAACAGCCGCTCGTCGTGAAGCTCGGACAGACGCACCTCGCCGTCCGCGGGGAGGCGGGCGTGCCGGCGCGGACACTCAGCGTGCCGGCGACCGGGCTCGACGCCGCGGGCATCGACAACCCACCGACGCTGTCGGCCGTCCTGCTGGCGAAAGCCGACGTTGCCTCGCGGTATCTCCCGGCGGCGACGGTGCGGTCGGGGACATAG
- a CDS encoding ArsR/SmtB family transcription factor produces the protein MDSAVLLDLLGNENRRRILRLLARRPCYVTEISEYLGVSPKAVIDHLRKLEDAGLVESRVDEQRRKYFSIARNLRLEVNVSPYEFGTKSAYPASRSLDMTRCRYLSLHIEPEEVDEPDDDTPTVEPVDGDAADGENPGGDDVDPDADESLSDLTAELARLETLENELSMAQRWVQGRLTDVMDSLSAAFGERDGRFYAELLAAVANGARTTSAVARRVDASPTVTADGLAQLESEGLLEQVGEEWRLTASE, from the coding sequence ATGGACTCCGCCGTACTCCTCGATCTGCTGGGGAACGAGAACCGGCGGCGTATCCTTCGGCTGCTCGCGCGCCGCCCCTGTTACGTGACTGAGATATCGGAGTATCTCGGCGTCAGTCCCAAGGCCGTCATCGACCACCTGCGCAAGCTGGAGGACGCCGGGCTCGTCGAGTCCCGGGTGGACGAGCAACGCCGCAAGTACTTCTCTATCGCCCGGAACCTCCGACTAGAGGTGAACGTCTCCCCCTACGAGTTCGGCACCAAATCCGCGTACCCGGCCTCCCGCTCGCTGGACATGACCCGGTGTCGGTATCTCTCGCTCCACATCGAGCCGGAGGAGGTGGACGAACCGGACGACGACACCCCGACGGTGGAGCCGGTCGACGGCGATGCGGCCGACGGCGAGAATCCGGGTGGCGACGACGTGGACCCGGACGCGGACGAGTCGCTGTCGGACCTCACGGCGGAGTTGGCGCGGCTGGAGACGCTTGAAAACGAGCTGTCGATGGCCCAACGCTGGGTACAGGGGCGCTTGACCGACGTGATGGACTCGCTGTCTGCGGCGTTCGGTGAGCGCGACGGTCGGTTCTACGCGGAACTGCTGGCGGCGGTGGCGAACGGCGCACGGACGACGAGTGCAGTCGCCCGCCGCGTGGACGCGAGTCCGACGGTGACGGCAGACGGGCTTGCACAACTGGAAAGCGAAGGGCTGCTCGAACAGGTCGGCGAGGAGTGGCGGCTCACAGCGAGCGAGTGA
- the gatD gene encoding Glu-tRNA(Gln) amidotransferase subunit GatD: MNVGDRVRVERDAVTHEGVLLPSTTDEELVVKLDGGYNVGLDREQASVEVLEENVHTVGESETGDSTVAFDEDLPTVALVSTGGTIASTVDYRTGAVTAQFDAEDVLRAVPDLAGRANYRGRVVANILSENMDASIWQELADAVHEEIANGADGVVVMHGTDTMQYTASALALMLDTPVPVVFTGSQRSADRPSSDNVMNAVCAVEAAKADCAEVLVCMHASESDDECALHRGTRVRKGHTSRRDAFETVGAPALGTVDYDTATGETPEDAVEFRGDYVARGERDLALAPALNEDVELLKFHPGMDPARLESLSGADGIVIEGTGLGHVHTDLIPTLAEFVDDGTVVAMSSACIEGRVCDRVYDTGRDLLDAGVVEAEDTLPETAYVKLMWALENHDDPAAAMGTDLAGEATDRSTPWQA, encoded by the coding sequence ATGAACGTAGGCGACCGCGTGCGGGTCGAACGCGACGCGGTGACACACGAAGGTGTACTGTTACCGTCCACCACGGACGAGGAACTCGTCGTCAAACTCGACGGCGGCTACAACGTCGGGCTCGACCGCGAGCAGGCGAGCGTCGAGGTGCTGGAGGAGAACGTCCACACCGTCGGCGAATCCGAAACGGGCGACTCGACCGTCGCCTTCGACGAGGACCTCCCGACGGTCGCGCTCGTCTCGACGGGCGGCACCATCGCCTCCACCGTCGACTACCGAACGGGGGCCGTCACCGCGCAGTTCGACGCCGAGGACGTGCTCCGTGCCGTGCCGGACCTCGCGGGTCGGGCGAACTACCGCGGGCGCGTCGTCGCCAACATCCTCTCGGAGAACATGGACGCGAGCATCTGGCAGGAGCTCGCCGACGCGGTCCACGAGGAAATCGCGAACGGTGCCGACGGCGTCGTCGTGATGCACGGCACCGACACGATGCAGTACACCGCCAGCGCGCTCGCCCTGATGCTCGATACCCCGGTGCCGGTCGTCTTCACCGGGAGCCAGCGCTCCGCCGACCGCCCCTCCTCTGACAACGTGATGAACGCCGTCTGTGCGGTCGAGGCGGCCAAGGCCGACTGCGCCGAGGTGCTCGTCTGTATGCACGCCAGCGAATCGGACGACGAGTGTGCGCTCCACCGCGGCACCCGCGTCCGGAAGGGCCACACCTCCCGGCGTGACGCCTTCGAGACCGTCGGCGCACCCGCGCTCGGCACCGTGGACTACGACACCGCGACCGGCGAGACCCCCGAGGACGCGGTCGAGTTCCGCGGCGACTACGTCGCCCGCGGCGAGCGTGACCTCGCGCTCGCGCCGGCGCTGAACGAGGACGTGGAACTGCTGAAGTTCCACCCGGGGATGGACCCCGCGCGACTCGAATCGCTCTCGGGCGCGGACGGCATCGTCATCGAGGGCACGGGACTGGGCCACGTCCACACCGACCTGATTCCGACGCTCGCGGAGTTCGTCGACGACGGCACGGTCGTCGCGATGAGTTCCGCCTGCATCGAGGGGCGGGTCTGTGACCGCGTCTACGATACGGGGCGTGACCTGCTCGACGCCGGCGTCGTCGAGGCCGAGGACACCCTCCCCGAGACGGCGTACGTGAAGCTGATGTGGGCGCTCGAGAACCACGACGACCCCGCCGCGGCGATGGGAACCGACCTCGCCGGCGAGGCGACCGACCGCTCGACACCATGGCAGGCATGA
- a CDS encoding GNAT family N-acetyltransferase, which produces MAGMTVRPATHDDHDAVVAFTENTWPDREGSDYIPRVYHDWLDNEAAETFVVDPEDGDDLAGICQAVMLSPHEGWAQGMRVNPDYRGDGIGSTLTEACFDWCREQGATVCRNMVFSWNQGGLGISRAAGFEPAAEFRWMQPEPSYEVEPTLDVYNDPDAAWSCFKRSDANKELRGLALDIDETYAMAELTRERLHRAAAETRVFAVGDGNGTRAMAYRTRVGEGSDGSYAEYGIGAWDDVPALRSLVAAIARDAADHGVDSTRVAIPETVRHVSDASLARAGISDDPDFVLEADLTGR; this is translated from the coding sequence ATGGCAGGCATGACCGTCCGGCCGGCGACTCACGACGACCACGACGCCGTCGTCGCGTTCACCGAGAACACGTGGCCCGACCGCGAGGGTAGCGACTACATCCCCCGCGTCTACCACGACTGGCTCGACAACGAGGCCGCGGAGACGTTCGTCGTCGACCCGGAGGACGGCGACGACCTCGCGGGCATCTGTCAGGCCGTCATGCTCTCGCCCCACGAGGGGTGGGCACAGGGGATGCGCGTCAACCCCGACTACCGCGGCGACGGCATCGGCTCCACGCTGACGGAGGCGTGTTTCGACTGGTGTCGCGAGCAGGGCGCGACCGTCTGTCGCAACATGGTGTTCTCGTGGAACCAGGGTGGACTCGGCATCTCGCGGGCGGCCGGCTTCGAGCCGGCGGCGGAGTTCCGCTGGATGCAGCCCGAACCGAGCTACGAGGTCGAACCGACCCTCGACGTGTACAACGACCCCGACGCCGCGTGGTCGTGTTTCAAGCGCAGCGACGCGAACAAAGAGCTTCGCGGGCTGGCCCTCGACATCGACGAGACGTACGCGATGGCGGAGCTGACCCGCGAGCGACTCCACCGTGCTGCCGCCGAGACCCGCGTCTTCGCCGTCGGCGACGGCAACGGCACCCGCGCGATGGCCTACCGGACTCGCGTAGGCGAGGGTAGCGACGGTTCCTACGCCGAGTACGGTATCGGCGCGTGGGACGACGTGCCGGCGCTCCGGTCGCTGGTCGCAGCCATCGCCCGCGACGCCGCAGACCACGGTGTCGACTCGACCCGCGTCGCCATCCCCGAGACCGTCCGACACGTCAGCGACGCCTCGCTCGCGCGGGCCGGCATCTCCGACGACCCCGACTTCGTCCTCGAAGCCGACCTGACCGGTCGTTAA
- a CDS encoding ubiquitin-like small modifier protein 1 has protein sequence MHWKLFATVADAAGERELTLDLGDEATVRDALDALFERHPELSDVVLDDEGDLREHMTLLCGETNPFLDGRGFDEPVGEDETLALFPPVSGG, from the coding sequence GTGCACTGGAAGCTGTTCGCGACGGTCGCGGATGCGGCCGGCGAGCGCGAACTCACGCTCGACCTCGGGGACGAGGCGACCGTTCGCGACGCGCTGGACGCGTTATTCGAGCGCCACCCCGAACTCAGCGATGTGGTGTTGGACGACGAAGGGGACCTCCGCGAGCATATGACGCTGCTGTGCGGGGAGACGAATCCGTTTCTCGACGGTCGGGGATTCGATGAGCCGGTCGGCGAGGACGAGACGCTGGCGCTGTTCCCACCCGTTTCGGGGGGTTAA
- a CDS encoding acyl-CoA dehydrogenase family protein, with product MPFHPTDAQTALRTEAREFAAEQIVPVADELDREARYPADIMAALGDRRWTGLTLPESVGGLGRGYVALALVTEELAAASMPVASALNLHLGVAQLIAEHGTPAQRDRWLDSMATFETVAALGLSEDNAGSDKSGIETTAERDGEGWRLTGHKRWVSNFHEADLVCTYARTGDEPFPGGITAFLVDTEAFTLDREWDTLGARPVPACRVTLDDAVVSDDRRLGAVGEGYRHRSTVANGVNVPARGVGIARAARDAAAAHTTDREQGGTPLADRQGVRWELASLTRRVETARAVTLRAADRADRGLDYGQAMATAKLEATEAAVDNANDALQLHGGIGYTRERSVERYLRDAKLLTIAGGPNAGHRDALGAAVVEEHR from the coding sequence ATGCCATTCCACCCCACCGACGCACAGACGGCACTCCGAACCGAGGCCCGCGAGTTCGCGGCCGAGCAAATCGTCCCCGTCGCGGACGAACTCGACCGCGAGGCCCGGTATCCCGCGGACATCATGGCGGCCCTCGGGGACCGCCGGTGGACGGGGCTGACCCTCCCCGAGTCCGTCGGCGGCCTCGGCCGCGGCTACGTCGCGCTCGCGCTCGTGACCGAGGAGCTGGCGGCGGCGTCGATGCCGGTCGCCTCGGCGCTGAATCTCCATCTCGGCGTCGCACAACTCATCGCAGAACACGGGACGCCGGCCCAGCGCGACCGCTGGCTCGACTCGATGGCGACCTTCGAGACGGTCGCCGCGCTCGGATTGAGCGAGGATAACGCCGGCAGCGACAAGTCGGGCATCGAGACGACGGCAGAGCGCGACGGGGAGGGGTGGCGGCTCACCGGCCACAAGCGGTGGGTGTCGAACTTCCACGAGGCCGACCTCGTGTGTACGTACGCGCGCACCGGCGACGAGCCGTTCCCGGGCGGTATCACCGCCTTCCTCGTCGACACCGAGGCGTTCACCCTCGACCGCGAGTGGGACACCCTCGGCGCGCGCCCGGTCCCGGCCTGTCGGGTCACGCTCGACGACGCCGTCGTCTCGGACGACCGACGACTCGGCGCGGTCGGGGAGGGGTATCGCCACCGGAGCACCGTCGCCAACGGCGTGAACGTCCCCGCACGCGGTGTCGGTATCGCCCGCGCCGCCCGCGACGCCGCGGCGGCACACACGACCGACCGCGAGCAGGGCGGGACACCGCTCGCCGACCGACAGGGCGTCCGCTGGGAGCTGGCGTCGCTCACCCGGCGGGTCGAGACGGCCAGGGCCGTGACCCTCCGGGCGGCAGACCGCGCCGACCGCGGACTCGACTACGGGCAGGCGATGGCGACGGCGAAACTGGAGGCGACCGAGGCGGCCGTCGACAACGCCAACGACGCGCTCCAGCTCCACGGCGGCATCGGCTACACCCGCGAGCGCTCCGTCGAGCGGTATCTCCGGGACGCCAAGCTGTTAACGATCGCCGGCGGGCCGAACGCCGGCCACCGGGACGCGCTCGGCGCGGCCGTCGTCGAGGAACACCGCTAA